In Thermotoga sp. KOL6, the DNA window TTAGCAACGAAAATCTGAGAAAAGCCTTACTGTGTGAAGCATTCGAAACCTTTAACCAGATTGATGAGGAGAAAGTAATATACGCAGGTACCATCTACAGCATCAAAGCAAGGAAAGGAAAATAACACAATGCTGCCTAACACCAAAAGGGGTCAACTATCAACTATTGTCGACAACGATATATCATTCTTCCGTGAAATAATCCAAGTCTATTTTTTTAATTTCATACGTTGCTACAGTGGAAACCCCCACGTTATATTCGATCATCAAATCGGCCAGTTTTTCACCATCTATGAGTATAATTTTGCTATCTATTTTGGAAACATACTCGATTGCAGACTTTGAAAAACTTGACGTCGTTATGAATACGCCTTTTTTCGCCCTTTGACCATGTAATGCCCCCACGAATTTCTGGATTTCCGGCCGGCCCACCGGATTGTTCCAACGTTTTGCTTGTATATAAATAATGTCTAATCCTAGCCTGTCTTCTTTTATAATTCCATCGATTCCTTCGTCACCCGTCCTTCCAATTGCCTTTCCTGCCTCTTCTCTCGAACCTCCATAACCCATCTTGACCAAAAGATCCACAACTAATTTTTCAAAAAAGCTTGGAGAACAGGACATTACTTTATCTAATAACTGTGC includes these proteins:
- a CDS encoding restriction endonuclease, with translation MIPDYQTIMLPLLEFASDGKEHSRREAIDYLAGKFGLTEEERKIMLPSGQQTIFESRVGWAKVYLTKAGLLCTTRRGYFKITERGLEVLKNPPEKIDVKYLLRFPEFIEFRKKGGISKEESNSSKNTPEELIAIGYQRLRKELVAQLLDKVMSCSPSFFEKLVVDLLVKMGYGGSREEAGKAIGRTGDEGIDGIIKEDRLGLDIIYIQAKRWNNPVGRPEIQKFVGALHGQRAKKGVFITTSSFSKSAIEYVSKIDSKIILIDGEKLADLMIEYNVGVSTVATYEIKKIDLDYFTEE